A DNA window from Solanum lycopersicum chromosome 3, SLM_r2.1 contains the following coding sequences:
- the LOC101263398 gene encoding oleosin H2 produces the protein MAEQHSRTQQQQQMQQIHPTEAIKSLLPQKGPSKSQILAVVTLFPVGGALLCLAGLTLVGTLIGLAVATPVFLIFSPVLVPAALTIALAVTGFLTSGAFGITALSSLSWMINYMRRMRGTGGEQMEHAKRRVQEAAGHTGQRTGQKETSRMRD, from the coding sequence ATGGCTGAGCAACACTCCCGTACCCAGCAGCAGCAACAAATGCAACAAATTCACCCAACGGAGGCTATCAAAAGCCTTCTTCCCCAAAAAGGTCCTTCTAAATCTCAAATCCTCGCCGTCGTCACTCTCTTCCCTGTCGGTGGAGCTCTCCTCTGCCTCGCCGGACTTACGCTCGTCGGAACTCTCATCGGACTTGCCGTCGCCACACCTGTCTTCCTGATTTTCAGTCCGGTTTTAGTCCCGGCGGCACTGACAATCGCGCTGGCTGTCACCGGATTTTTGACGTCCGGTGCGTTTGGGATAACGGCGTTATCGTCGTTATCGTGGATGATTAATTATATGAGGAGAATGAGGGGAACAGGTGGAGAGCAGATGGAGCATGCGAAGAGGAGGGTGCAGGAAGCTGCAGGTCATACGGGACAGAGAACAGGCCAGAAGGAGACTAGTAGAATGCGTGATTGA